One Sander vitreus isolate 19-12246 chromosome 22, sanVit1, whole genome shotgun sequence DNA segment encodes these proteins:
- the LOC144537109 gene encoding uncharacterized protein LOC144537109, with the protein MPSVEYVRQFVNERLTAAAEEIFRVFEKTIVEYEEEIDRQRRLLSNVIAWNPKIKLHIIELPQRHVCEEEEVLADQQQMCTQERNSSLDQEEPDRPQIKEEQEELCVSQEGEQLVLKQETDAFMLTPTYEESRRSEDQTLNFSIDQSQCVVEETSLNYIPVNRSVVSEPNTDLLLLSHETESQDQKRGKHGDSGAITNADPETNKRHHKSRNHSNSVNNPNLSEIHLDTHTGKKMYNDIRIHTDEKQHSCQTCGRSFSRISSLKYHLITHTGEKPYSCKTCGKTYGQISSLKYHIRTHTGEKPYSCKTCGKAFKCNNILKVHMRTHTGEKPYTCKTCGNRFCDLSALIRHMRIHTGEKPYTCKTCGKDFSRSDDLKVHMRIHTGEKPYTCNTCGKNFRRSTEVMVHMRKAHTGEKPRLF; encoded by the exons ATGCCTTCAGTTGAGTATGTGAGACAGTTTGTCAACGAGCgtctaactgctgctgctgaagaaatattcagagtttttgaaaaaactatCGTCGAGTACGAGGAAGAGATCGATCGTCAGCGCAGACTGTTGAGTAACGTTATCGCTTGGAATCCCAAAATAAAGTTACACATCATAG AGCTCCCACAGCGACATGtctgtgaggaggaggaggttctAGCTGACCAGCAGCAGATGTGTACTCAGGAGAGGAACTCCAGTCTGGACCAAGAGGAGCCAGATCGTCCAcagattaaagaggaacaggaggaactctgcgtcagtcaggagggagagcagcttgtACTGAAGCAGGAGACTGATGCCTTTATGTTGACTCCTACTTATGAGGAAAGTCGCCGCAGTGAAGATCAGACTCTGAACTTTAGTATCGATCAATCTCAGTGTGTGGTGGAGGAAACGAGTCTAAACTACATTCCAGTTAACAGGTCTGTAGTATCAGAACCAAACACTGAcctcctgctcctctctcaTGAAACTGAAAGCCAAGATCAAAAAAGAGGCAAGCATGGAGACTCTGGAGCAATTACAAATGCAGATCCAGAAACAAACAAGAGACATCACAAAAGCAGAAATCACAGTAACAGTGTAAACAACCCTAACTTGTCAGAGATTCACCTTGATACTCACACAGGTAAAAAGATGTATAACGATATAAGAATCCACACAGATGAGAAGCAACATTCTTGCCAAACATGTGGGCGAAGTTTCAGTCGGATATCATCATTGAAATATCATTTAATaacccacacaggtgagaagccATATTCTTGCAAGACATGTGGGAAAACATATGGTCAGATATCATCATTGAAGTATCATATAAGAACCCATACAGGTGAGAAGCCATATTCTTGCAAAACATGTGGGAAAGCTTTCAAATGTAATAATATTCTGAAAGTCCACATGAGaacccacacaggtgagaagccATATACTTGTAAAACATGTGGGAATAGATTCTGTGACCTGTCAGCATTGATAAGACatatgagaatccacacaggtgagaagccGTATACTTGTAAAACATGTGGGAAAGATTTTAGTCGTAGCGATGATTTGAAAGtccacatgagaatccacacaggtgaAAAGCCGTATACTTGTAACACTTGTGGGAAGAATTTCAGACGTAGCACTGAAGTGATGGTCCATATGAGAAAAGCCCACACTGGTGAGAAGCCGCGCCTTTTTTAA